The Bifidobacterium eulemuris genome includes a window with the following:
- a CDS encoding DHA2 family efflux MFS transporter permease subunit, with amino-acid sequence MTSSETTSTNHAVNGTDTAAYPKHPHRVMLGLYIGAFLGMLSETSMNIALPDLMDSFGVSAGTVQWMVVGYMLAIGIVLPFVGLMLKWVNTRTLAIFALACFFVGALVSTFAVNFPMLLTGRIIQGVCTGIALPTMYAVIMRVFPMSQIGAANGVAGLVIMFAPVIGPTVAGMLIGAFSWRAIFAMFAIVAAVALVCAAATLTNPIEVTRPKIDLPSVFASVIGFGGLVAGVSMISDMGFSPTVIVLLVVGVVVLAFYVWRQLHMESPILDLRALGIAAFRTPAIMVTLSFTCTLALMYLVPQELQRGLGLSSTVAGLLMLPGGIVNAACSLLAGRLYDRKGASMLVRVGAVVAIIGDALLLAMGVGTSTAFFVLAHVVLMIGIPLMQQPAQSAALKGLPRELATDGSAILNTMQQVVAAIGTAVATCLLGLGESNYTAAGGTNAAQGFVDGSRYGYVFGLVLVVIVLVMSFFLRERKN; translated from the coding sequence GTGACTTCGTCTGAAACCACGTCAACCAACCATGCCGTCAACGGCACCGACACCGCCGCCTATCCGAAGCATCCGCACCGCGTGATGCTGGGCCTGTACATCGGCGCGTTCCTCGGCATGCTGTCCGAAACGTCCATGAACATCGCCCTGCCCGACCTGATGGATTCCTTCGGCGTCTCCGCCGGCACCGTGCAGTGGATGGTCGTGGGCTATATGCTCGCCATCGGCATCGTGCTGCCGTTCGTCGGCCTGATGCTCAAATGGGTCAACACCCGCACGCTGGCGATATTTGCGCTCGCCTGCTTCTTCGTGGGCGCGCTGGTCTCCACCTTCGCCGTGAACTTCCCGATGCTGCTCACCGGCCGCATCATCCAAGGCGTGTGCACGGGCATCGCCCTGCCGACCATGTACGCCGTGATCATGCGCGTGTTCCCGATGAGCCAGATCGGCGCCGCGAACGGCGTGGCCGGTCTGGTCATCATGTTCGCCCCGGTGATCGGCCCGACCGTCGCCGGCATGCTGATCGGCGCGTTCTCATGGCGCGCGATTTTCGCCATGTTCGCCATCGTCGCCGCGGTCGCGCTGGTCTGCGCCGCCGCGACGCTCACCAATCCGATCGAGGTGACCCGCCCGAAGATCGATCTGCCGTCCGTCTTCGCCTCCGTGATCGGCTTCGGCGGCCTGGTCGCCGGCGTCTCCATGATCAGCGATATGGGGTTCTCCCCCACGGTGATCGTGCTGCTGGTCGTCGGCGTCGTCGTGCTCGCGTTCTACGTCTGGCGTCAGCTGCATATGGAATCCCCGATCCTCGACCTGCGCGCGCTGGGCATCGCCGCGTTCCGCACGCCGGCCATTATGGTCACGCTGTCGTTCACCTGCACGCTGGCGCTGATGTATCTGGTGCCGCAGGAGCTGCAGCGCGGTCTGGGCCTGAGCTCCACGGTCGCGGGTCTGCTGATGCTGCCCGGCGGCATCGTCAACGCCGCCTGCTCGCTGCTGGCAGGCCGCCTCTACGACCGTAAGGGCGCGTCCATGCTGGTGCGCGTCGGCGCGGTGGTCGCGATCATCGGCGACGCCCTGCTGCTGGCGATGGGTGTAGGCACTTCGACCGCGTTCTTCGTGCTGGCCCATGTGGTGCTGATGATCGGCATCCCGCTGATGCAGCAGCCCGCCCAGTCCGCCGCGCTCAAGGGCCTGCCGCGCGAGTTGGCCACCGACGGCAGCGCGATTCTCAACACGATGCAGCAGGTCGTGGCCGCCATCGGCACCGCCGTCGCCACCTGCCTGCTCGGCCTGGGCGAGTCCAATTACACGGCCGCCGGCGGCACCAACGCCGCGCAGGGCTTTGTGGACGGCTCGCGTTACGGCTATGTGTTCGGTCTTGTGCTGGTTGTGATCGTGCTGGTTATGTCGTTCTTCCTGCGCGAACGCAAAAACTAG
- a CDS encoding PadR family transcriptional regulator — protein sequence MIELMILGFLADGPLCGYELRKKMERLQGYARNISDGTIYPACKRMIAAGLVRERIDVGESGRQRRTMILEQAGRERLTEILREARGVDITSPVNWFVVLAFLRHLPDKGERDAVLRRRYDYLAAGRIGFFEQGEHVLTSREIDDPYRRGVMVSAKATRETELAWLRDMLGLED from the coding sequence ATGATTGAGCTGATGATTCTGGGCTTTCTGGCCGATGGGCCCCTCTGTGGCTACGAGCTGCGCAAGAAGATGGAACGGCTGCAGGGCTACGCGCGCAATATCAGCGACGGCACGATCTATCCGGCGTGCAAACGCATGATCGCCGCCGGGCTGGTGCGCGAGCGGATCGACGTGGGGGAGAGCGGGCGGCAGCGTCGCACGATGATCCTCGAACAGGCCGGGCGTGAACGGCTGACCGAGATACTACGCGAGGCGCGCGGCGTCGACATCACCAGCCCCGTCAATTGGTTCGTGGTGCTCGCCTTCCTGCGGCATCTGCCCGACAAGGGCGAGCGCGACGCGGTGCTGCGCCGGCGCTACGACTACCTCGCCGCGGGCCGTATCGGATTCTTCGAACAGGGCGAGCATGTGCTCACCTCCAGGGAGATCGACGACCCCTATCGCCGGGGCGTCATGGTCTCCGCCAAAGCCACGCGCGAGACCGAACTCGCCTGGCTGCGCGACATGCTCGGACTTGAGGACTAG